From a region of the Burkholderia lata genome:
- a CDS encoding acyl-CoA dehydrogenase family protein: protein MNYQLSDDQQAIVDAAQKICAKFPLEYWRNKDKHHEFPHEFFDAVASGGWLGICMPEEFGGANLGVTEAALFLRAAAECGGQAAASTIHMNIFGLQPVVHFGSDAQKKAWLPPFTRGEHKACFAVTEPDTGLDTTKLKVVAKKQPDGNYLISGKKVFISTAQVADHMLILARTTPIEQVKKHSEGLSLFYTKLDRRYVDIREIDKLGRAAVDTNELFIDDLPVSKDELIGEEGKGLSYIFHGMNAERVFVAAEQVGMGRAVLKIATQYAKDRVVFGRPIGQNQGVQHPLARNWAELEAANHMMLAAAELYDKGLSCGSEANAAKLLASEACMQACQTAILTHGGFGYAKEYHVERFMREAWIGYIAPVTPQLILSNIAERKLGLPKSY from the coding sequence ATGAACTATCAACTCAGCGACGACCAACAGGCGATCGTCGACGCCGCGCAAAAAATCTGCGCGAAGTTTCCGCTCGAATACTGGCGCAACAAGGACAAGCACCACGAATTTCCGCACGAGTTCTTCGACGCGGTCGCGAGCGGCGGCTGGCTCGGCATCTGCATGCCGGAAGAGTTTGGCGGCGCCAACCTGGGCGTGACCGAAGCCGCCCTCTTTCTGCGCGCCGCAGCCGAATGCGGCGGCCAGGCCGCGGCGTCCACCATCCACATGAACATCTTCGGCCTGCAGCCGGTCGTGCATTTCGGCTCGGACGCGCAGAAGAAGGCGTGGCTGCCGCCGTTCACGCGCGGCGAGCACAAGGCGTGCTTCGCGGTGACCGAGCCGGACACCGGCCTCGACACGACGAAGCTGAAGGTCGTCGCGAAGAAGCAGCCCGACGGCAATTACCTGATCTCGGGCAAGAAGGTCTTCATCTCGACCGCGCAAGTGGCCGACCACATGCTGATCCTCGCGCGCACCACGCCGATCGAGCAGGTCAAGAAACACAGCGAAGGGCTGAGCCTGTTCTACACGAAGCTCGATCGTCGATATGTCGACATCCGCGAGATCGACAAGCTCGGCCGCGCGGCGGTCGACACCAACGAACTCTTCATCGACGACCTGCCGGTGTCGAAGGACGAGCTGATCGGCGAGGAAGGCAAGGGCCTGAGCTACATCTTCCACGGGATGAACGCCGAGCGCGTCTTCGTTGCCGCCGAGCAGGTCGGCATGGGCCGCGCCGTACTCAAGATCGCGACGCAATACGCGAAGGATCGCGTCGTGTTCGGTCGCCCGATCGGTCAGAACCAGGGTGTCCAGCATCCGCTGGCCCGCAACTGGGCCGAGCTGGAGGCAGCCAATCACATGATGCTGGCCGCCGCAGAACTCTACGACAAGGGGCTGTCCTGCGGCTCGGAGGCGAACGCCGCGAAGCTGCTCGCGTCCGAGGCCTGCATGCAGGCATGCCAGACCGCGATCCTCACGCACGGCGGCTTCGGCTACGCGAAGGAGTATCACGTCGAGCGGTTCATGCGGGAGGCGTGGATCGGCTACATCGCCCCCGTCACCCCGCAACTCATTCTGTCGAACATCGCCGAGCGCAAGCTCGGATTGCCCAAATCGTACTGA
- a CDS encoding HpcH/HpaI aldolase/citrate lyase family protein, translated as MLTQTKRIRSLLFVPGNKPTWIEKSVESKADALILDLEDSVPPAQKVEAREIVRSKLAWLAEQKQRVWVRINRSAHLYDFDDILAIVNPALEGVVISKPCGPEDIHTVSSMLAEAEYRAGVPVGHTKVIPLLETARALQLAYEIAQHERVPAIVGATAKNADVARALNTVWSLEGREAHYLKSRVVMAARAAGKLPIGGVWQQVRDLEGLKVSSANDRQLGMSGELVLHPSNVEIVNRTYSPTEEDVAFYQGMIDALDQAQAEGRASCIYDGEHIDIAHAKTAREIIALAESFNR; from the coding sequence ATGTTGACGCAAACGAAACGCATCCGTTCCCTCCTCTTCGTTCCAGGCAACAAGCCGACCTGGATCGAGAAATCCGTCGAATCGAAGGCCGACGCGCTGATCCTCGATCTCGAGGACAGCGTGCCGCCCGCACAGAAAGTCGAGGCGCGTGAAATCGTCCGTTCCAAGCTCGCGTGGCTGGCCGAGCAGAAGCAGCGTGTGTGGGTACGCATCAACCGCAGCGCACACCTGTACGACTTCGACGACATCCTCGCGATCGTGAACCCGGCGCTCGAAGGCGTCGTCATTTCGAAGCCCTGCGGCCCGGAGGACATCCACACCGTGTCGTCGATGCTGGCCGAAGCCGAGTATCGCGCGGGCGTCCCGGTCGGCCATACGAAGGTGATCCCGCTGCTGGAAACCGCGCGCGCGTTGCAACTGGCGTACGAGATCGCGCAGCACGAGCGCGTGCCGGCCATCGTCGGTGCCACCGCGAAAAACGCCGACGTGGCCCGCGCGCTGAATACCGTGTGGTCGCTCGAAGGCCGCGAAGCCCACTACCTGAAATCGCGCGTCGTGATGGCCGCGCGCGCCGCCGGCAAGCTGCCGATCGGCGGCGTGTGGCAGCAGGTGCGCGACCTCGAAGGACTGAAGGTGTCGTCCGCGAACGACCGCCAGCTCGGCATGAGCGGCGAGCTGGTGCTGCATCCGTCGAACGTCGAGATCGTCAACCGCACCTACAGCCCGACCGAAGAGGACGTGGCGTTCTACCAAGGCATGATCGACGCGCTGGACCAGGCCCAGGCCGAAGGGCGCGCATCGTGCATCTACGACGGCGAACACATCGACATCGCCCACGCGAAGACGGCACGCGAAATCATCGCGCTCGCCGAGTCGTTCAATCGCTGA
- a CDS encoding MmgE/PrpD family protein, translated as MTTIVEQLANFSTNTPFDDIPAPVVDEAKRLVLDSIGCALAAASHPKGHIGIEYGRSMAGHGHATIIGTPHRAAALGAAVANGELINALDMDAVVPPGHVTPYVLPGALAIGETTGASGRDLIRAIAVSHEMSWRIGKAMDYLRDVKDGRLDTPKVFGFASTIFGATAAIGMLQRQSADLLAHSLSIAGYVSPVQSMMAFFHHAPSTTIKYTMAAALVQSALLAANMGLLGHRGDFQLLDDAEHGYARFIGTRRWAPERITSGLGETWGFVSEQLYKLYPHCRILHGPLDCLIDIVERNDIQPDEIDHIDLLVEGFVEKPTWLTQDIRHVHDGQFSIAHGMAIGAHRLAPGRDWQDPEHVFSPSVLSLMKKVRHRVHPDYLKELSSHASARPSRVEVTARGQTFVAERLYPKGSPSPDPSNLLSTDELVAKFHRNADGAMPRDRADAVVDAVMALDRDCNVPGLMALVAPAAA; from the coding sequence ATGACTACGATCGTCGAGCAATTGGCGAACTTTAGCACCAACACGCCATTTGACGACATTCCCGCCCCTGTCGTGGACGAAGCCAAGCGACTGGTGCTCGACTCCATCGGATGCGCTCTTGCCGCCGCCAGCCATCCCAAGGGGCACATCGGCATCGAATACGGCAGATCGATGGCGGGCCACGGGCACGCCACGATCATCGGCACGCCGCATCGGGCCGCGGCACTGGGTGCCGCTGTCGCCAACGGAGAACTGATCAACGCACTCGACATGGATGCCGTCGTGCCGCCCGGTCACGTGACGCCGTATGTGTTGCCCGGTGCGCTGGCCATCGGCGAAACGACTGGGGCCTCCGGGCGCGACCTGATCCGGGCAATCGCGGTGTCGCATGAAATGTCCTGGCGCATCGGCAAGGCCATGGACTATCTGCGCGACGTGAAAGACGGCCGGCTCGACACCCCGAAGGTGTTCGGCTTCGCGAGTACGATCTTTGGGGCCACGGCGGCCATCGGCATGTTGCAGCGGCAGTCAGCCGACCTGCTGGCGCATTCGTTGAGCATTGCCGGTTACGTGTCGCCGGTGCAGTCGATGATGGCCTTCTTTCACCACGCACCGAGCACGACGATCAAGTACACGATGGCTGCCGCACTGGTGCAGTCGGCGCTGCTGGCGGCGAACATGGGGTTGCTGGGCCACCGGGGCGACTTCCAGCTGCTGGACGACGCGGAGCATGGCTATGCCCGGTTCATCGGCACCCGGCGCTGGGCGCCGGAGCGGATCACGTCGGGCCTGGGCGAGACATGGGGCTTCGTGTCCGAGCAACTCTACAAGCTCTATCCGCACTGCCGCATCCTGCACGGGCCGCTCGACTGCCTGATCGATATCGTCGAGCGCAACGACATCCAGCCTGACGAAATCGACCATATCGACCTGCTCGTCGAGGGGTTCGTCGAGAAGCCGACGTGGCTGACGCAGGATATCCGGCATGTTCATGACGGCCAGTTCAGCATTGCGCACGGCATGGCCATCGGCGCACATCGCCTGGCGCCGGGACGGGACTGGCAGGATCCCGAACATGTGTTCAGTCCGTCCGTGCTGAGCCTGATGAAGAAGGTCCGGCACCGGGTGCATCCGGATTACCTCAAGGAATTGTCGTCGCATGCGTCGGCGCGTCCGTCACGGGTCGAGGTGACGGCGCGCGGCCAGACGTTCGTGGCCGAGCGTCTCTATCCCAAGGGAAGCCCGTCACCCGATCCGTCGAATCTGCTTTCCACCGACGAGCTAGTCGCGAAGTTTCATCGGAACGCCGACGGCGCGATGCCGCGCGACCGGGCCGATGCCGTCGTCGACGCGGTGATGGCGCTGGATCGCGACTGCAACGTGCCCGGGTTGATGGCATTGGTCGCGCCAGCCGCTGCGTAA
- a CDS encoding LysR family transcriptional regulator: protein MATLQAILDTGNASKAAIALGVTQPAISQNLRRLREHFGDELFVRSGNMLKPTPRMLALQPVIARLLRDLDMLSRPPDGFDPATAEQEFIVSLSEVAEFAVLPSVAAEFALHAPRCRIRGIRVHHSQLLSMLEQGEVDLAAGSLAGAAPSLRQQRLAEHRMVCMVSAQGKWATAPLTLQDYIDGRHVSVRRIADTTDPISERLQATGIHRNAVASVSSDFVAAQTVVKTDAICTVGEPAGRQLTALFPVRLHPVPFEVGTLTSRMIWHERFQRDASHIWLRKLVETAYRNWVSALV from the coding sequence GTGGCGACGCTGCAGGCGATCCTGGATACCGGCAATGCCTCCAAGGCCGCGATCGCGCTCGGCGTGACGCAACCCGCCATCAGCCAGAATCTCCGCCGGCTGCGCGAGCACTTCGGCGACGAGTTGTTCGTGCGGAGCGGCAACATGCTGAAGCCGACGCCACGCATGCTCGCCCTGCAGCCCGTCATTGCGCGCCTGCTTCGCGACCTGGACATGCTCTCGCGCCCGCCGGACGGCTTCGATCCCGCGACGGCCGAACAGGAATTCATCGTCAGCCTGTCCGAGGTGGCAGAGTTTGCCGTGCTGCCGAGCGTCGCGGCCGAGTTTGCGCTGCATGCGCCGCGATGCCGTATCCGGGGAATCCGGGTGCACCACTCCCAGTTGCTGTCGATGCTCGAGCAAGGCGAAGTCGACCTCGCGGCCGGCAGCCTCGCAGGCGCCGCGCCGTCGCTGCGTCAGCAACGGCTCGCCGAACACCGGATGGTGTGCATGGTGTCGGCGCAGGGCAAATGGGCCACGGCGCCGCTCACCCTTCAGGACTATATCGACGGGCGGCATGTCAGCGTACGCCGGATTGCCGACACCACCGACCCGATCTCGGAGCGTCTGCAGGCCACCGGAATTCACCGGAACGCGGTGGCCAGCGTGTCCAGCGATTTCGTCGCGGCCCAGACCGTGGTGAAGACGGATGCGATCTGCACGGTCGGAGAACCGGCCGGCCGGCAGTTGACGGCCCTGTTTCCAGTCCGGTTGCATCCCGTGCCGTTCGAGGTCGGAACGCTCACGTCGCGGATGATCTGGCACGAGCGATTTCAACGCGACGCCAGTCACATCTGGCTGCGCAAGCTGGTCGAGACCGCTTATCGCAATTGGGTGTCCGCGCTGGTCTGA
- a CDS encoding SDR family oxidoreductase, with translation MTVEKVALITAAGKGMGAAIARELAATGYRVALMSPSGSAVALGEELGGFGIQGSVTEEADIDRLVQETVARYGRIDAVVNNTGHPPKGDLLAITDDNWHAGLDLILLNVVRVMRRVTPIFQKQGGGAVVNISSFAADAPEQPMPVSSALRAALSAWTRLYAERYAAENIRMNAVLPGFIDSWPETPEIVARIPAGRFGKTGEIAKTVAFLLSDGAGYITGQNIRVDGAIVKAL, from the coding sequence GTGACTGTAGAAAAAGTAGCGTTGATCACGGCGGCAGGCAAGGGCATGGGCGCGGCGATCGCGCGCGAACTGGCGGCGACGGGCTATCGCGTCGCGCTGATGTCGCCGTCGGGCAGCGCGGTGGCGCTCGGCGAGGAGCTGGGCGGGTTCGGCATCCAGGGCTCGGTGACGGAAGAGGCCGACATTGACCGGCTCGTGCAGGAAACGGTCGCGCGCTACGGTCGCATCGATGCGGTCGTGAACAACACCGGGCATCCGCCGAAGGGCGATCTGCTGGCGATCACCGACGACAACTGGCACGCGGGGCTCGACCTGATCCTGCTGAACGTGGTGCGCGTGATGCGCCGTGTGACGCCGATTTTCCAGAAGCAGGGCGGCGGCGCGGTGGTCAACATCTCGAGCTTCGCGGCGGACGCGCCCGAGCAGCCGATGCCCGTTTCGTCGGCATTGCGCGCCGCGCTGAGCGCGTGGACGCGTCTTTACGCGGAACGCTACGCGGCCGAGAACATCCGGATGAACGCGGTGCTGCCGGGCTTCATCGACAGCTGGCCGGAAACGCCGGAGATCGTCGCACGCATTCCGGCAGGCCGCTTCGGCAAGACCGGCGAGATCGCGAAGACGGTCGCATTCCTGCTGTCGGACGGCGCGGGCTACATCACCGGGCAGAACATTCGCGTCGACGGCGCGATCGTCAAGGCGCTCTGA
- a CDS encoding epoxide hydrolase family protein: MSSTPFSPMRRHLLATSVAAGVSAMLPTALHAATGASGIRPFTAHIPDEAVADLRRRIAATRWPGRETVADESQGVRLARMQALLRYWGSDYDWRKGEARLNGFPMFITEIDGLDIHFIHVRSRHENAMPMIMTHGWPGSIFELLKAIGPLTDPTAHGASADDAFHVVVPSLPGFGFSGRPTQTGWGSDHIARAWGELMARLDYTRFVSQGGDCGSVISHRMAMQRVQGLAGIHVNMPATVPPDIATLLATDAPAPASLSPKEKAAYEKLATFYRDNCGYSAMMVTRPQTVGYALADSPSGQAAWMYDKISQWTYSGGVPERSIPRDEILDDISLYWLTNTATSAAQIYWEDHSNNFNAVDISLPAAITVFPGEIYQAPRSWAERSYHNLIYFNEVDKGGHFAAWEEPELFAREVRAGFRPLRRV, from the coding sequence ATGTCTTCCACACCGTTTTCCCCAATGCGTCGCCACCTGCTGGCCACCTCCGTGGCCGCCGGGGTCTCGGCGATGCTGCCCACCGCGCTGCATGCGGCGACCGGCGCCAGCGGCATACGCCCGTTCACCGCGCACATTCCCGATGAAGCTGTGGCCGACCTGCGCCGTCGCATTGCCGCGACGCGCTGGCCGGGCCGCGAGACCGTCGCCGACGAATCGCAAGGCGTGCGGCTCGCGCGCATGCAGGCGCTGCTGCGTTACTGGGGCAGCGACTACGACTGGCGTAAGGGCGAGGCGCGCCTGAACGGTTTCCCGATGTTCATCACGGAAATCGACGGGCTCGACATTCATTTCATCCACGTGCGTTCGCGCCACGAGAACGCGATGCCGATGATCATGACGCACGGCTGGCCGGGCTCGATCTTCGAATTGCTGAAGGCGATCGGCCCGCTGACCGATCCGACCGCGCATGGCGCGAGCGCGGACGATGCGTTCCACGTCGTCGTGCCGTCGTTGCCGGGCTTCGGCTTCTCGGGCCGGCCGACGCAGACCGGCTGGGGTTCCGACCACATCGCGCGCGCATGGGGCGAGCTGATGGCGCGGCTCGACTATACGCGCTTCGTGTCGCAGGGCGGCGACTGCGGCTCGGTGATCTCGCACCGGATGGCGATGCAGCGCGTGCAGGGCCTGGCCGGGATTCACGTGAACATGCCGGCGACGGTGCCGCCGGATATCGCGACGCTGCTCGCGACCGATGCGCCCGCACCGGCTTCGCTGTCGCCGAAGGAGAAGGCCGCGTACGAGAAGCTTGCGACGTTCTATCGCGACAACTGCGGCTACTCGGCGATGATGGTCACGCGCCCGCAGACGGTCGGCTATGCGCTGGCCGATTCGCCGTCCGGGCAGGCTGCGTGGATGTACGACAAGATCTCGCAATGGACATACAGCGGTGGCGTGCCCGAACGCTCGATTCCGCGCGACGAGATTCTCGACGACATTTCGCTGTACTGGCTGACGAACACCGCGACGTCCGCCGCGCAGATCTACTGGGAGGATCACTCGAACAACTTCAACGCAGTGGATATCTCGCTGCCGGCCGCGATCACGGTGTTTCCGGGCGAGATCTATCAGGCGCCGCGCAGCTGGGCCGAGCGCAGTTATCACAACCTGATCTACTTCAACGAAGTCGACAAGGGCGGGCATTTCGCGGCATGGGAGGAGCCGGAACTGTTCGCTCGTGAAGTGCGTGCCGGGTTCCGGCCGTTGCGGCGCGTGTAA
- a CDS encoding MaoC family dehydratase gives MAGLYFEEFKPGMVIEHAIRRTVTETDNVLFSAMTYNCAPLHIDAEYSKDSLYGQRLVNSMFLLALVAGITVYETTLGTTLGNLGFGEIAFPKPTFHGDTIRVETEILETRLSKSRNDSGIVKFKHVAKNQRDEIVCTALRTGLMLLRPASHA, from the coding sequence ATGGCAGGCCTTTACTTCGAAGAATTCAAGCCCGGCATGGTGATCGAGCATGCGATCCGCCGCACCGTGACCGAAACGGACAACGTGCTGTTCTCGGCGATGACCTACAACTGCGCGCCGCTGCACATCGATGCCGAATACAGCAAGGACTCGCTCTACGGCCAACGCCTCGTGAACAGCATGTTCCTGCTCGCGCTGGTGGCCGGCATCACCGTGTACGAAACCACGCTCGGCACGACGCTCGGCAACCTCGGCTTCGGCGAAATCGCGTTTCCGAAGCCGACGTTCCACGGCGACACGATTCGCGTCGAGACCGAGATCCTCGAAACGCGGCTGTCGAAGAGCCGCAACGACTCCGGCATCGTCAAGTTCAAGCACGTGGCGAAGAACCAGCGCGACGAGATCGTGTGCACCGCATTGCGCACCGGCCTGATGCTGCTGCGTCCCGCCAGCCACGCCTGA
- a CDS encoding spinster family MFS transporter: protein MKHAVNEVPPAGGPSDSPAVRTAVRPGHDSLRSWYILIVLMLAYSLAYIDRQLLNLLVDPIRHSLAISDTQLSLVQGIAFISAYLIASPLFGRLVDITNRRNILLIGICLWCMFTALCGKATTFEGLFLARFGVGASEACVFPVALSMIADCFSAKQMPRAMSVFVLGPLLGGGLSLVAGGLVISFARDVHQHIPMLAGFETWQLAFVLIGLPGILFALLVWLTVREPVRGKVAGGSTDERQYSTRESFAFLWERRRFYARILLGVGMLAIVVLGMPAWMPAYLIRAHGMPAAQVGFRFGLLVVGFGIAGVLTGPWISRRLENRGYEDAPLRTAAISMIPMMICCASIPFAPGTQGALAAAAGTVFFFSLPTGCMAATLQNVAPSRMRGIVGALYSFFAQLIGFGLGPTLIALVTDRVFGNPKMTGHSIGIVCTIAAALAAWLLFAALSPYRRLLEEGRGHAVD, encoded by the coding sequence ATGAAGCATGCCGTGAATGAAGTCCCGCCTGCCGGCGGCCCGAGCGACTCGCCAGCGGTCCGAACCGCGGTTCGTCCTGGGCATGACAGCCTGCGCTCGTGGTACATCCTGATCGTTCTGATGCTCGCGTATTCGCTTGCATACATCGATCGCCAGCTCCTCAACCTGCTCGTCGACCCGATCCGCCATTCGCTGGCGATCTCCGACACCCAGCTCAGTCTCGTTCAGGGCATTGCGTTCATTTCCGCGTACTTGATCGCGTCGCCGCTGTTCGGCCGTCTCGTCGACATCACCAACCGTCGCAACATCCTGCTGATCGGCATCTGTCTGTGGTGCATGTTCACGGCCTTGTGCGGCAAGGCCACGACATTCGAAGGCTTGTTCCTCGCGCGCTTCGGCGTCGGCGCCAGCGAAGCCTGCGTGTTCCCGGTTGCACTGTCGATGATCGCCGACTGCTTTTCGGCCAAGCAGATGCCACGCGCGATGAGTGTCTTCGTCCTCGGCCCGTTGCTCGGCGGGGGGCTCTCGCTCGTCGCCGGCGGCCTCGTGATCTCGTTCGCGCGCGACGTCCACCAGCATATCCCGATGCTCGCCGGATTCGAGACCTGGCAGCTTGCGTTCGTGCTGATCGGGTTGCCGGGCATCCTGTTCGCGTTGCTGGTGTGGCTGACGGTGCGGGAGCCGGTGCGCGGCAAGGTCGCCGGCGGCAGCACGGACGAGCGTCAGTACTCGACCCGCGAATCGTTCGCGTTTCTTTGGGAGCGACGCAGGTTCTACGCGCGCATCCTGCTGGGTGTCGGCATGCTGGCGATCGTCGTGCTCGGCATGCCGGCGTGGATGCCCGCTTACCTGATTCGCGCGCACGGGATGCCCGCGGCACAGGTCGGATTCCGCTTCGGCTTGCTGGTCGTCGGCTTCGGCATCGCGGGCGTGCTGACCGGGCCATGGATTTCCCGCCGGCTCGAAAATCGGGGCTACGAGGATGCGCCGCTGCGTACCGCCGCGATCTCGATGATTCCCATGATGATCTGCTGCGCCAGCATTCCGTTCGCACCCGGCACGCAGGGCGCGCTGGCGGCAGCGGCCGGCACCGTGTTCTTCTTCAGCCTGCCGACCGGCTGCATGGCCGCGACACTGCAGAACGTCGCACCCAGCCGGATGCGCGGCATCGTCGGGGCGCTCTACTCGTTCTTTGCCCAGTTGATCGGCTTCGGACTCGGACCGACGCTGATTGCGCTCGTCACGGACCGCGTATTCGGCAACCCGAAGATGACCGGCCATTCGATCGGCATCGTCTGCACGATCGCGGCGGCATTGGCCGCGTGGTTGCTGTTCGCGGCGCTGTCGCCCTACCGGCGATTGCTTGAGGAAGGGCGTGGGCACGCAGTGGATTGA
- a CDS encoding CaiB/BaiF CoA transferase family protein: MSVTKPLEGIRVLDLTVALAGPYGSLLLGGLGAEVIRVESPGGGDIARNNPPYVGNDGVHFGVKGDDEVSLTTLNRARNKKSITLDLKSEQGRALFMELVKESDVVIENASEGVTARLGVDYERVRQVNPKIVYASVKAFGEPSPYPKLKGMDIIVQALSGIMDVTGFADGPPTRIGIPMADMIAPLFAVNGILAALIHRGKTGEGQQVQVSMLDCLASLVAEEHFDIFHAHGYPKRSGNFQDRLVPFGVYRTKDGHVALVAFQPDWFQSLTEAMGQPELLTDPRYATRGPRMTHAAGLNTLIEAWTQQHTSEEVIRELQEKRGVPAAKVRSPQEVLHDPALQERGAVVRLEHPGLADVNAMGMGLPIKLSGTPVQFDQPAQALGAANDEIYRELLKLPEERLQQLRDAGVI, translated from the coding sequence ATGTCAGTTACCAAACCATTGGAAGGCATCCGCGTACTCGACCTGACCGTCGCGCTCGCGGGCCCCTATGGCTCCCTGCTGCTCGGCGGCCTGGGCGCCGAGGTCATTCGTGTCGAGTCCCCCGGCGGCGGCGACATCGCGCGCAACAATCCCCCATACGTCGGCAACGACGGCGTCCACTTCGGCGTGAAGGGCGACGACGAAGTGTCGTTGACCACCCTCAACCGCGCGCGAAACAAGAAAAGCATCACGCTCGACCTGAAATCCGAACAGGGCCGCGCGCTGTTCATGGAGCTGGTCAAGGAATCGGACGTCGTCATCGAGAACGCCAGCGAAGGCGTCACGGCGCGCCTGGGCGTGGACTACGAGCGTGTTCGGCAAGTCAACCCGAAGATCGTCTATGCATCGGTCAAGGCGTTTGGCGAGCCAAGCCCCTACCCGAAGCTCAAGGGCATGGACATCATCGTCCAGGCACTGTCGGGGATCATGGACGTGACCGGGTTCGCCGACGGCCCGCCCACACGCATCGGGATTCCGATGGCCGACATGATCGCGCCGTTGTTCGCGGTGAACGGCATCCTCGCCGCACTGATTCATCGGGGCAAGACGGGCGAAGGGCAACAAGTGCAGGTATCCATGCTCGATTGCCTCGCATCGCTCGTGGCCGAGGAGCATTTCGACATCTTCCACGCACACGGCTACCCCAAGCGCTCGGGCAATTTCCAGGACCGCCTGGTGCCGTTCGGCGTCTACCGCACGAAAGACGGTCACGTCGCACTCGTCGCGTTCCAGCCCGACTGGTTCCAGAGCCTCACGGAAGCCATGGGACAACCCGAGCTGCTGACCGACCCACGCTATGCCACGCGCGGCCCGCGCATGACGCACGCAGCAGGGCTGAACACGCTCATCGAAGCATGGACGCAGCAGCACACGAGCGAGGAAGTCATTCGCGAACTGCAGGAAAAGCGCGGCGTTCCCGCCGCGAAAGTGCGCTCGCCCCAGGAGGTGCTGCATGACCCGGCGCTGCAGGAGCGCGGCGCCGTGGTGCGGCTCGAGCACCCGGGCCTCGCCGACGTCAACGCGATGGGCATGGGCCTGCCGATCAAGCTGTCCGGGACGCCTGTACAGTTCGACCAGCCCGCGCAGGCACTCGGCGCCGCCAACGACGAGATCTACCGGGAGCTGCTCAAGCTGCCGGAAGAGCGACTGCAACAACTGCGCGACGCGGGAGTGATCTGA
- a CDS encoding CaiB/BaiF CoA transferase family protein → MPAAPSRSGPLAGIKIVEIAGIGPGPLAAMFLADLGATVIRVDRKEPSGIGAPRPVQFDLGLRNRKSIRVDLKDPAAVDMVLDLIANADALIEGFRPGVMERLGLGPEPCLARNPRLVYGRVTGWGQDGPLSQVAGHDLNYISITGALHAMGRAGQAPTPPLNVLGDYAGGSLYLAFGLLAGILEARGSGQGQVVDAAMVDGVASIMTVMMGLHAAGMLDNARGTNLVDTGAHCYEVYACADGKYVSVGPIESKFYRLLLEQLDLQDHPLLQAQMDRTQWPQAKQVLAEKFRERTRDEWTQRLGHLDVCVAPVLDFDEAPSHPHAQARGMFVDLDGVTHPAPGPRFSRTPAARPEAPAALSTENAVVALRDWLPEARIDAYRAQAVFI, encoded by the coding sequence ATGCCCGCAGCCCCCTCCCGTTCCGGCCCGTTGGCCGGCATCAAGATCGTCGAGATCGCGGGCATCGGCCCCGGGCCGCTGGCCGCGATGTTCCTCGCCGACCTCGGTGCCACCGTGATCCGCGTCGATCGCAAGGAGCCGTCCGGCATCGGCGCACCGCGCCCGGTGCAGTTCGATCTCGGGCTGCGCAACCGCAAGTCGATTCGCGTCGACCTGAAGGATCCGGCCGCCGTCGACATGGTGCTCGACCTGATCGCCAACGCCGACGCGCTGATCGAAGGGTTTCGCCCCGGCGTGATGGAGCGCCTCGGCCTCGGGCCCGAACCGTGCCTCGCGCGCAACCCGCGCCTCGTCTACGGCCGCGTGACCGGCTGGGGGCAGGACGGCCCGCTGTCGCAGGTGGCCGGGCACGACCTGAACTACATCTCAATCACCGGCGCACTGCACGCGATGGGCCGCGCGGGGCAAGCGCCAACGCCACCGCTCAACGTGCTCGGCGACTATGCGGGCGGCTCACTGTATCTCGCGTTCGGGCTGCTCGCGGGCATCCTCGAAGCGCGCGGCTCCGGCCAGGGCCAGGTGGTAGACGCCGCGATGGTGGACGGTGTCGCGTCGATCATGACGGTGATGATGGGCCTGCATGCGGCCGGCATGCTCGACAACGCACGCGGCACCAACCTGGTCGACACCGGCGCGCACTGCTACGAGGTCTACGCCTGCGCGGACGGCAAGTACGTGAGCGTCGGCCCCATCGAAAGCAAGTTCTATCGGCTGCTGCTCGAACAACTCGACCTGCAGGACCACCCGCTGCTGCAGGCGCAGATGGATCGCACGCAGTGGCCGCAGGCCAAGCAGGTGCTGGCCGAGAAATTCAGGGAACGCACGCGCGACGAATGGACGCAACGGCTCGGCCACCTCGACGTGTGCGTCGCACCGGTACTCGACTTCGACGAAGCACCGAGCCACCCGCACGCTCAGGCACGCGGCATGTTCGTCGACCTGGACGGCGTGACGCACCCGGCGCCCGGCCCGCGTTTTTCGCGCACGCCGGCCGCGCGCCCCGAGGCGCCTGCGGCGTTGAGTACCGAAAACGCAGTCGTCGCACTGCGGGACTGGCTGCCTGAAGCACGCATCGACGCGTATCGCGCGCAGGCGGTGTTCATCTGA